Proteins encoded within one genomic window of Synechococcus sp. PCC 7335:
- a CDS encoding BrnT family toxin — MAFEFDENKSLSNKAKYGIDFIEAQSLWQDKSRLEVPARTEDEFRFTVIAKVNFKMWAAVITYRDKDIRIISVRRARKREVELYESSRF; from the coding sequence ATGGCATTTGAATTCGACGAAAACAAAAGTCTGTCCAATAAGGCGAAGTATGGTATCGACTTCATAGAGGCTCAAAGCCTCTGGCAAGATAAGTCTCGACTTGAGGTACCTGCTCGAACCGAAGATGAGTTCCGATTCACTGTGATTGCCAAAGTCAACTTCAAAATGTGGGCGGCAGTGATCACCTATCGTGACAAGGACATTAGAATCATTTCAGTCCGTCGGGCTCGCAAGCGTGAGGTTGAACTATATGAAAGCAGCAGATTTTGA
- a CDS encoding aspartyl protease family protein has translation MTFETAAEKFRRARSLIAVGQVFEALPLLDELVEMEPGWAQVYVQRARIRKRLGNREGAIADYARAIKLAPTAELYLARALVWLSLDQVEGVIADSRQAITLMPELAGGHRLLGKALGLLGDGESAISAYKQAARCYLNEKDKENAQQCIDAIKPLRDLPPFVPSPEPWPSSDSSKVENSHEEMSWPEQINTQQATESAQSMRQIKTQSEDGKSKGIIVPIKSFDRHLPVVEAMFDGIAKFDMVIDRNAPNSIITQRIAKQLGLKEVSYQYVYLADGTPMELSIARLRSVVIGSLIVTDVEVAILPKGGSANAPDNATVVLGKNCFTGYSVRISGNEITFIR, from the coding sequence ATGACGTTTGAAACGGCGGCAGAGAAATTTAGGCGAGCACGATCTTTGATTGCTGTGGGGCAAGTATTTGAGGCGTTGCCGCTGTTGGATGAGCTAGTTGAAATGGAACCTGGGTGGGCGCAGGTGTATGTACAGCGAGCGCGGATTCGCAAGCGGTTAGGAAATAGAGAGGGGGCGATCGCAGATTACGCTAGGGCGATTAAGCTAGCACCGACAGCGGAACTATATTTAGCTAGGGCTTTGGTGTGGTTGAGTCTAGATCAGGTGGAAGGAGTAATCGCAGATAGTCGGCAGGCGATCACGCTTATGCCAGAGCTAGCAGGCGGACATCGGCTATTAGGTAAGGCGTTGGGGTTGTTAGGAGATGGTGAGAGTGCAATTAGCGCCTACAAGCAGGCCGCGCGGTGCTATCTAAACGAAAAAGATAAAGAGAACGCGCAGCAATGTATTGATGCGATCAAGCCGTTGCGCGATCTGCCTCCCTTTGTACCTTCACCAGAGCCGTGGCCTTCATCAGATTCATCAAAGGTAGAGAACAGTCATGAAGAAATGTCGTGGCCGGAGCAGATTAATACGCAGCAGGCTACAGAAAGCGCTCAGTCTATGCGGCAGATCAAAACCCAATCCGAAGATGGCAAAAGCAAAGGGATCATTGTTCCGATCAAATCGTTCGATCGTCACTTGCCAGTGGTAGAGGCTATGTTCGACGGCATTGCTAAGTTTGATATGGTGATCGATCGCAATGCGCCAAACTCAATCATCACCCAGCGAATAGCAAAGCAGCTAGGACTCAAAGAAGTCAGCTATCAGTATGTGTATCTAGCAGATGGGACGCCTATGGAGCTATCGATTGCGCGGTTGAGATCGGTAGTAATTGGATCGCTGATTGTGACGGACGTGGAGGTTGCGATTCTCCCGAAAGGAGGCTCCGCCAACGCGCCAGACAACGCAACTGTTGTTTTAGGAAAGAATTGTTTCACTGGCTATAGCGTACGCATTAGTGGAAACGAGATTACGTTCATCCGCTAG
- a CDS encoding efflux RND transporter periplasmic adaptor subunit → MNADSSPSNPSEDSSARQLPSTFKKRLISLPAVSWKLLLVVPLILAPVVWLTNSWGDEDTVAETVQRLPVETIRLRSADSYSTERAYSGELVARRSSNMGFERGGTVTALLVDEGDVVSAGEPLARLDMRDLEAQRSQLEAQKRQVLAQLQELETGPRREDVASAEAAVSDLQNQLELAELQAQRRADLFAQGAVSAEELDERRFGANAIADRLQQAQSQLEELRNGTRQEQISAQAAQVDQIDARIRAIDVSLDKSVLYAPFAGKISQRLVDEGSVVGGSQQVMKLVENGAMEARIGVPERVAQRLTVGESQAIQVGSRTYSALVSAKLPEVDENSQTVTVVLEIAPDSDLTIGTTTKLVVNEQQASSGYWLPSTALVAGERGLWSVYVLTKTEEGELNGEEAYRVARRDVELLHSENNGETARSFVRGLVSEGDRVIVSGTHRVVVDQLVIPSDISSIQPAPGKTISSGTTSSETVR, encoded by the coding sequence ATGAATGCTGATTCTTCTCCCTCGAACCCGTCCGAGGATTCCTCTGCTCGTCAGTTGCCCAGCACTTTCAAGAAACGCCTAATTTCCTTACCTGCTGTTAGCTGGAAGCTACTTCTGGTGGTGCCACTGATCCTAGCGCCTGTAGTTTGGCTAACAAATTCGTGGGGTGACGAGGATACCGTGGCTGAAACCGTGCAGCGCCTGCCCGTAGAGACAATACGGCTGCGTTCGGCAGATAGCTATTCAACAGAGCGGGCCTATTCTGGAGAGCTGGTTGCTCGGCGCAGCAGCAATATGGGCTTCGAGAGAGGCGGAACGGTTACCGCGTTGCTAGTCGATGAGGGGGATGTCGTCAGTGCAGGTGAGCCACTGGCGCGGTTGGATATGCGAGATTTAGAAGCGCAGCGATCGCAGCTAGAAGCCCAAAAGAGACAGGTGCTGGCTCAACTGCAGGAATTAGAAACGGGGCCGCGTAGAGAAGACGTTGCCTCAGCAGAAGCAGCAGTGAGTGATTTGCAAAACCAGCTGGAATTAGCAGAATTGCAGGCGCAGCGACGAGCCGATTTGTTCGCTCAAGGCGCAGTTTCTGCTGAGGAACTAGACGAAAGGCGATTTGGTGCCAATGCGATCGCCGATCGACTGCAACAAGCCCAAAGCCAGCTAGAAGAATTGCGCAACGGGACTCGCCAAGAGCAGATTAGTGCTCAAGCAGCCCAGGTAGATCAAATCGATGCCCGCATCCGCGCCATCGACGTGTCGTTAGATAAGAGTGTGCTGTACGCCCCGTTTGCAGGAAAGATTTCTCAGCGGCTAGTGGACGAAGGCTCGGTTGTCGGCGGATCTCAGCAGGTGATGAAGCTAGTAGAAAATGGCGCGATGGAGGCGAGAATTGGTGTTCCAGAGCGGGTAGCACAGCGGCTAACGGTAGGAGAATCGCAGGCGATACAGGTGGGATCGCGAACCTATTCAGCGCTCGTAAGCGCGAAACTGCCGGAAGTCGATGAGAACAGCCAAACGGTCACAGTGGTTTTGGAGATTGCACCAGATAGTGATTTGACCATTGGCACCACCACGAAGCTGGTAGTAAATGAACAACAGGCCTCGTCTGGTTATTGGTTGCCAAGTACAGCGCTGGTGGCAGGAGAGCGAGGGTTATGGTCAGTGTACGTGCTCACTAAAACAGAGGAAGGGGAACTAAATGGAGAGGAAGCATACCGGGTAGCGAGGCGCGATGTAGAGCTACTGCATTCTGAGAATAATGGGGAGACGGCACGGTCTTTTGTGAGAGGTTTGGTGTCAGAGGGCGATCGCGTCATTGTCAGCGGCACTCACCGAGTTGTTGTAGATCAGTTGGTGATTCCTAGCGATATTTCTTCTATTCAGCCCGCACCTGGCAAGACCATTTCTAGCGGGACCACTTCTAGCGAGACAGTGCGATGA
- a CDS encoding PadR family transcriptional regulator — protein sequence MALSHTILALLSKQPDSGYDISKHFDEELSCYWKATQQQVYRELTKLTKNGWVDFEAVPQAGKPDKKIYHITEDGWQELTRWYAEPTEPTPIREDLLVKVLIGHKMPRQLLIDEVKHRQQVHSDQLDRYRKIEADYLAKDEIEDSDLEAQFKYLTLKRGIAYETSWLTWCDQVMAMVDNLEDR from the coding sequence ATGGCTCTATCGCACACTATTCTGGCCCTACTTTCCAAGCAGCCAGACAGCGGTTACGACATCAGTAAGCACTTCGACGAGGAGCTAAGCTGCTATTGGAAAGCTACGCAGCAGCAAGTTTACAGAGAACTTACTAAGCTCACAAAAAATGGCTGGGTTGACTTTGAAGCGGTGCCGCAAGCAGGTAAGCCCGATAAGAAGATCTATCATATTACTGAGGACGGCTGGCAAGAACTCACGCGCTGGTATGCCGAGCCGACTGAGCCGACGCCTATTCGCGAGGATTTACTGGTAAAGGTTCTGATCGGTCATAAAATGCCGCGTCAGCTTCTAATTGATGAAGTGAAACATAGACAGCAAGTACATAGTGACCAACTTGATCGATATCGTAAGATAGAAGCAGACTATCTTGCAAAAGATGAAATCGAAGATAGTGATCTAGAAGCGCAGTTCAAATACCTTACGCTCAAGCGTGGCATTGCCTACGAGACCTCATGGCTGACATGGTGCGATCAGGTGATGGCCATGGTCGATAATCTCGAAGATAGATAA
- the folB gene encoding dihydroneopterin aldolase gives MDIIHINDIKAFGYLGVLPEENVLGQWFHVDLKIFIDLSKAGKTDALEDTHSYVEIVQETKQLIQTKKYKLIESLADAVATRALGSDERIEKINVKVTKPTPPIPDFGGTVGVEITRERS, from the coding sequence ATGGACATTATCCACATCAACGACATTAAAGCCTTCGGCTATCTTGGCGTTTTACCAGAAGAAAACGTTCTTGGTCAGTGGTTTCATGTTGACTTAAAGATATTTATCGACCTTTCAAAAGCTGGAAAGACCGATGCGCTAGAAGACACCCATAGCTATGTAGAGATTGTTCAAGAAACCAAACAACTCATTCAAACCAAAAAATATAAGCTAATTGAAAGTCTTGCTGATGCCGTTGCGACCCGTGCCCTAGGCAGCGACGAGCGTATCGAAAAGATCAACGTAAAAGTCACCAAACCCACACCTCCTATTCCAGATTTTGGAGGCACCGTTGGCGTAGAAATTACGAGAGAAAGAAGCTAG
- the brnA gene encoding type II toxin-antitoxin system BrnA family antitoxin → MKAADFDRKFDENEEDIIEDLDLSRAKRPGQQQQRINVDFPDWMIEALDREANRIGMSRQSVIQVWIAERLEKVHSHQ, encoded by the coding sequence ATGAAAGCAGCAGATTTTGACAGAAAGTTTGACGAGAACGAAGAAGACATTATAGAGGACTTAGATCTTTCACGAGCAAAGCGACCTGGACAGCAGCAACAGCGAATTAACGTAGACTTTCCTGATTGGATGATAGAAGCGTTAGACCGAGAGGCGAACCGCATAGGCATGTCCCGGCAGTCTGTTATTCAAGTTTGGATCGCAGAACGGCTTGAAAAAGTTCATAGTCATCAATAG